From Thamnophis elegans isolate rThaEle1 chromosome 12, rThaEle1.pri, whole genome shotgun sequence, one genomic window encodes:
- the LOC116515653 gene encoding SCAN domain-containing protein 3-like — protein MDKFLKRKELDSEQNLQPDESPSMSGDQKKAKMVSSSKFSGTRQYSESYISFGFTFTGDAKKPTPLCVVCGEKLSNSAMVPSKLKRHLQTKHPSLQNKNADYFVHLRENTEKQATLMRKTTKVNERALKASYQVAELIAKSKKSHTVAETLILPACKAIVEEMLGPEAAKEIAKVPLSDNTISRHINDMSADIESVVLEKIRISEKFALQLDESIDISGHAQLLANVRFVDGDAIRENFFFCKALPEKTTGDGAAAMVRRTKGFVSRVKERNPDVIVTHCFLHREALVAKTLPADLVPVLDDVVRMVNFVKSRPVQSRIFAALCEEMGAKHKTLLFHTEVRWLSRGKVLVRVYELREELKVFLTNERSDYAKLLASDEWCARLAYLADIFHHLNELNTRVQGRNENLLTSADKINGFRSKVQLWHQHVESGNLEMFTLTKQWQSVHTAALCEIIVKHLKTLEEKLSFYFSSVSTECLDWVRDPFSSASIGGKDMTLQEQEELTELRQNRGFKLRFADLPLDSFWLDTAKEFPVLANKAILTLLPFSTTYLCEMSFSSLTAIKTKDRERLRAVDEELRVCLSSIPARISALCSEKQAQVSH, from the coding sequence ATGGACAAGTTTTTGAAAAGGAAGGAACTGGACTCTGAACAAAATTTGCAGCCAGATGAGAGCCCAAGTATgagtggggatcaaaagaaagcaaagatggttAGCTCAAGCAAATTCTCTGGCACAAGGCAATATAGCGAAagctatatttcatttggatttactTTCACTGGAGATGCAAAGAAACCAACTCCACTGTGCGTGGTGTGTGGTGAAAAGCTATCTAACAGTGCTATGGTCCCAAGTAAACTTAAACGCCATCTCCAAACGAAACACCCTTCGCTTCAAAATAAGAATGCGGACTATTTTGTTCACCTGCGTGAAAACACGGAGAAACAGGCAACTTTAATGAGAAAAACCACAAAGGTAAATGAAAGAGCTCTTAAAGCTAGCTATCAAGTTGCTGAACTTATAGCCAAGTCAAAAAAGTCGCACACCGTGGCAGAGACATTAATACTTCCCGCCTGCAAAGCTATTGTAGAGGAGATGCTAGGACCTGAAGCAGCTAAGGAAATAGCCAAAGTCCCACTCTCAGACAACACAATTTCCAGACATATTAATGACATGTCTGCAGACATCGAAAGTGTGGTTTTGGAAAAGATCCGTATCAGTGAGAAATTTGCATTGCAACTTGACGAGTCTATTGATATCAGTGGACATGCTCAACTTTTGGCCAATGTGCGTTTTGTGGATGGTGATGCAATTAGAGAAAACTTCTTTTTTTGCAAGGCATTGCCAGAAAAAACAACAGGAGATGGAGCTGCAGCCATGGTCAGGCGCACCAAAGGCTTTGTAAGCAGAGTGAAGGAAAGAAATCCAGATGTGATTGTTACACATTGTTTTTTACACCGTGAGGCCCTCGTAGCCAAGACTTTACCAGCAGACCTAGTTCCTGTGTTGGATGATGTTGTGCGCATGGTAAACTTTGTAAAGTCACGACCCGTGCAAAGTCGCATATTTGCAGCTTTGTGTGAGGAGATGGGAGCGAAGCATAAAACCTTGCTGTTTCATACGGAGGTCCGGTGGTTGTCGCGTGGCAAGGTCTTGGTTCGTGTGTATGAGCTGCGGGAGGAACTTAAAGTGTTTCTGACAAATGAGAGGTCAGATTACGCAAAGCTGCTTGCAAGTGATGAGTGGTGTGCAAGGCTGGCATACCTGGCAGATATTTTTCATCATCTGAATGAACTGAACACACGAGTGCAAGGCCGAAATGAAAACCTGCTTACAAGTGCAGATAAAATAAATGGATTCCGTTCAAAGGTGCAACTCTGGCATCAACACGTGGAAAGTGGCAATCTTGAAATGTTCACACTCACCAAGCAATGGCAAAGTGTTCACACTGCTGCACTGTGTGAGATAATagttaaacatttaaaaactctCGAGGAGAAGTtgtcattttatttctcttcagtCTCCACTGAATGCCTTGACTGGGTTAGGGACCCTTTTAGCTCAGCATCAATTGGTGGAAAGGACATGACTTTACAGGAGCAGGAGGAACTAACTGAACTGAGACAAAATCGTGGTTTCAAGCTAAGATTTGCTGATCTACCTTTGGACAGTTTTTGGTTGGATACTGCCAAGGAGTTCCCCGTTCTGGCAAACAAAGCTATTTTGACATTGCTCCCATTTTCCACTACATATCTGTGTGAGATGAGCTTTTCAAGCCTGACTGCTATAAAAactaaagacagagagagactgagagctgTTGATGAAGAGCTACGTGTGTGTCTTTCTTCGATTCCTGCCAGAATATCAGCTTTGTGTTCAGAAAAACAGGCCCAGGTTTCGCACTGA